One part of the Nostoc sp. PCC 7120 = FACHB-418 genome encodes these proteins:
- a CDS encoding cation-translocating P-type ATPase, producing the protein MTAKVEEIIQSHQWHNLSASKVAQYLDANLDTGLTSNQIAKRQESFGANELKGKKGTSPIVRFLLQFNQPLLYILLIAGAIKALIGQWVNAWVIWGVTLINAIIGFVQESKAESAIAALASSVQTNATILRNGQKVQVPSQELVPGDLVLLTSGDKVPADLRLIQSRNLQVNESALTGESVAIEKNTEPVDANAVLAERSNMAYAGSFVTFGTGKGIVVAIGEATETGRISQLMEQGTSLKTPLTRKFDKFSRTLLYIILGIAALTFAVGLGYGNSWASMFEAAVAFAVSAIPEGLPAVVTVTLAIGVSRMAKRHAIVRKLPAVETLGGATVICSDKTGTLTENQMTVQVIYTDGQYYTVTGTGYIPEGEILRDEQPVDWRSSPVLAECLQAGLLCNDSHLEQKEGEWQVIGDPTEGALIVVANKVGLTSNNLESEMPRLDVIPFESEFQYMATLHEGGSGENSARVRTIYVKGSVEAIVQRCQQMLTGGNLVSVDAQTLHQEVETMAHQGLRVLAFARKTVSVSQDSLDHADIDNDLVFLGLQGMIDPPRAEAIAAVAACQNAGIQVKMITGDHAATAQAIAQRMGFNQNGEVLAFTGAQLAQMSQTQLATAIEDGAVFARVAPEQKLRLVEALQSKGEVVAMTGDGVNDAPALRQADIGIAMGGAGTEVAKEAADMILTDDNFASIEAAVEEGRTVYRNLLKAIAFILPVNGGESMTILISVLLARELPILSLQVLWLNMVNSIAMTVPLAFEPSSQRVMQLPPRSPREPLLSKSLVKRIFAISIFNWILIFGVFEWIKQSTGNIDLARTMAIQALVSGRFFYLLSISQLGIAAINFLRGVRQKLSDISAIAIGIVTTIILQIIFSQWSLMNQLFATAPLNLTQWLTCLLVGLPMIPVALIVNKFDPLD; encoded by the coding sequence ATGACAGCAAAAGTTGAAGAAATTATCCAATCACATCAATGGCACAATTTATCTGCATCAAAAGTGGCTCAATATTTAGATGCAAATCTAGATACAGGTTTGACATCAAATCAGATAGCAAAACGGCAGGAAAGCTTTGGTGCGAATGAACTCAAGGGTAAAAAGGGAACTAGCCCGATAGTCAGATTTCTTCTACAATTCAATCAGCCGTTGCTGTACATTTTGCTGATTGCAGGTGCAATCAAAGCCTTAATTGGGCAGTGGGTAAATGCTTGGGTGATTTGGGGTGTCACCTTAATTAATGCCATTATTGGTTTTGTGCAAGAATCAAAAGCTGAAAGTGCGATCGCAGCTTTAGCTTCTTCAGTCCAAACTAATGCAACTATCCTACGCAACGGTCAAAAGGTACAAGTTCCTTCACAAGAATTAGTCCCTGGCGATTTAGTACTACTGACCTCTGGTGATAAAGTACCCGCCGATTTGCGTTTGATTCAGTCCCGCAATCTCCAAGTGAATGAATCTGCCCTCACTGGTGAGTCGGTTGCTATTGAGAAAAATACCGAACCTGTGGACGCGAATGCAGTTTTAGCAGAACGCAGCAACATGGCTTATGCTGGCAGTTTTGTGACCTTTGGCACTGGTAAGGGGATTGTTGTAGCCATTGGGGAAGCTACGGAAACCGGGCGGATATCCCAACTGATGGAGCAGGGTACAAGCCTTAAGACTCCCCTAACACGGAAATTTGATAAATTTAGCCGCACATTACTATACATAATTTTGGGCATCGCTGCCCTGACGTTTGCCGTTGGACTGGGATACGGTAATTCCTGGGCAAGTATGTTTGAAGCGGCGGTGGCTTTTGCTGTCAGTGCCATTCCTGAAGGATTACCTGCCGTAGTGACGGTAACATTGGCAATAGGTGTTTCACGGATGGCGAAGCGACACGCGATTGTGAGGAAATTACCAGCCGTGGAAACCCTCGGTGGCGCTACAGTCATCTGCTCGGATAAAACGGGTACACTCACAGAAAACCAGATGACTGTACAGGTGATTTATACTGACGGTCAATACTATACAGTTACAGGGACAGGTTATATTCCCGAAGGTGAAATCTTACGCGATGAACAGCCAGTAGATTGGCGTAGTTCTCCCGTATTGGCAGAATGTCTGCAAGCCGGATTGTTATGTAATGATTCCCACTTAGAGCAGAAGGAAGGAGAATGGCAAGTTATCGGTGATCCTACTGAAGGAGCGTTGATAGTTGTGGCGAATAAAGTGGGGCTGACTAGCAATAACTTAGAATCAGAAATGCCCAGGCTAGATGTCATCCCCTTTGAGTCTGAGTTTCAATACATGGCAACTTTGCATGAAGGGGGAAGTGGAGAAAATTCTGCAAGAGTCAGGACTATCTATGTAAAGGGTTCCGTTGAGGCTATTGTGCAACGTTGTCAGCAGATGTTAACTGGAGGTAATCTTGTTTCTGTGGATGCCCAGACTTTACATCAAGAAGTTGAGACAATGGCTCATCAGGGTTTGCGGGTGTTGGCGTTTGCACGGAAAACTGTATCGGTTAGTCAAGATTCCCTGGATCATGCAGATATCGACAATGATTTGGTTTTCTTGGGACTACAAGGAATGATCGATCCCCCACGAGCAGAAGCGATCGCCGCCGTAGCTGCTTGTCAAAATGCGGGGATTCAAGTCAAAATGATCACAGGCGACCACGCTGCCACAGCACAAGCGATCGCTCAAAGGATGGGCTTTAATCAAAATGGGGAAGTTCTCGCCTTTACTGGCGCGCAACTAGCCCAAATGTCACAAACACAACTGGCTACTGCCATAGAAGATGGGGCTGTATTTGCCCGTGTTGCCCCAGAACAGAAACTCCGCCTTGTAGAAGCCTTGCAATCAAAAGGCGAGGTTGTAGCGATGACGGGGGATGGTGTCAATGATGCACCAGCCTTGAGACAAGCAGATATTGGCATTGCAATGGGGGGTGCGGGTACAGAAGTAGCCAAAGAAGCCGCCGACATGATTTTGACTGATGATAACTTTGCTTCCATAGAAGCGGCAGTGGAGGAAGGACGGACTGTTTACCGCAACTTATTAAAAGCGATCGCCTTCATTTTACCTGTGAATGGCGGCGAATCCATGACGATTTTAATTAGTGTTTTACTTGCCAGAGAATTACCAATTTTATCTTTACAAGTCCTCTGGTTAAATATGGTTAATTCCATTGCTATGACTGTACCCTTGGCTTTTGAACCAAGTTCTCAACGGGTTATGCAGTTACCACCCCGTAGCCCTCGTGAGCCATTACTCTCCAAAAGTTTAGTCAAGCGCATCTTCGCAATTTCTATCTTTAACTGGATATTAATATTTGGTGTATTTGAATGGATTAAACAATCTACAGGCAATATTGATTTAGCCAGAACAATGGCAATTCAGGCGTTAGTATCTGGAAGATTTTTTTATCTTTTAAGTATTAGTCAGTTAGGAATTGCTGCCATTAATTTCCTGCGAGGAGTTAGGCAGAAACTTAGCGATATATCAGCCATAGCTATCGGCATTGTAACTACAATCATTTTGCAGATAATTTTCAGTCAATGGAGCTTGATGAATCAGTTATTTGCTACTGCACCATTGAATTTAACTCAATGGTTAACTTGCCTACTTGTAGGTTTACCAATGATTCCCGTAGCACTTATAGTCAATAAGTTCGACCCCCTTGACTGA
- a CDS encoding DUF362 domain-containing protein, whose translation MQNQKPSVSLIRATSYEREALKKSLVTLLEPFGGMAAFVKPGQRVLLKPNLLTGARPTKECTTRAELVYAVAQMVIAAGGKPFLGDSPAFGSAKGVAIANGYQPLIQELNLPIIDFHGKRYETVSENFNHLLLSKEVIEADVVINLPKVKSHTQLTLTLGVKNLFGCVPGKMKAWWHMEVGKDADRFGEMLVETARAINPDLTILDGIIGHEGNGPSGGEPRALGILAAASDIFALDRAMVEILNVPPHQVPTVAASQRLGVCPELADIQFPNLHPDLLKIDDWQLPDKLMPIDFAMPRVIKSTFKHFYIRFIKEPMSAYGRQ comes from the coding sequence ATGCAGAACCAAAAACCATCTGTCAGCCTGATCCGGGCTACTTCCTACGAACGGGAAGCATTAAAGAAATCTCTTGTTACCTTGCTAGAACCTTTTGGGGGGATGGCAGCTTTTGTTAAACCAGGACAACGGGTTTTACTGAAACCTAATTTACTCACGGGAGCGCGTCCCACTAAAGAATGTACCACCCGTGCCGAACTAGTTTATGCCGTTGCCCAAATGGTAATCGCCGCAGGTGGAAAGCCATTTTTGGGAGATAGTCCAGCATTTGGTAGTGCTAAAGGTGTAGCCATAGCCAACGGTTATCAGCCACTTATTCAAGAACTCAATCTGCCAATCATCGATTTTCACGGCAAACGTTACGAAACTGTTAGTGAAAACTTTAATCACTTGCTACTGAGTAAAGAAGTCATAGAAGCAGATGTGGTGATTAACTTACCAAAAGTCAAATCCCATACCCAATTAACTTTAACTTTGGGCGTAAAAAACCTCTTTGGTTGCGTTCCTGGCAAAATGAAAGCATGGTGGCACATGGAAGTTGGGAAGGATGCTGACCGATTTGGAGAAATGCTGGTAGAAACCGCCAGGGCAATTAACCCAGATTTAACTATTTTAGACGGCATTATCGGTCACGAAGGCAATGGCCCCAGTGGCGGCGAACCTCGTGCCTTGGGTATATTGGCAGCCGCATCAGATATATTTGCCCTAGATAGGGCAATGGTAGAAATTCTCAACGTCCCACCCCATCAAGTACCTACCGTTGCCGCATCCCAAAGATTAGGGGTTTGCCCAGAACTTGCTGATATTCAGTTTCCCAACTTACATCCTGATTTATTAAAAATTGACGATTGGCAACTTCCTGATAAGTTGATGCCCATTGATTTTGCTATGCCCCGTGTGATTAAGTCCACTTTTAAACACTTCTATATCCGCTTTATCAAAGAACCCATGAGCGCCTACGGTAGACAGTAA
- a CDS encoding chlorophyll a/b-binding protein produces MSGFKNPKSTVTESPNAVRFGFTSESESWNGRFAMIGFLSIVLIEAFSGQGFLHFWGIL; encoded by the coding sequence ATGTCTGGTTTTAAGAATCCTAAGTCTACTGTTACCGAAAGTCCTAATGCTGTGCGTTTTGGTTTCACTAGTGAGAGTGAAAGTTGGAATGGTCGCTTTGCAATGATTGGTTTTCTATCTATCGTGTTGATTGAAGCTTTTTCAGGCCAAGGCTTTCTCCATTTTTGGGGCATTTTGTAA
- a CDS encoding aspartate ammonia-lyase has translation MTTNTDFRIERDSMGDRQIASDVYYGIQTLRAVENFPISGLKPLPTYVDAGLLIKKATAIVNGELGCIPQDISQAIVQATDEILAGKLRDQFVVDVYQAGAGTSHHMNINEVLANRALEILGAEKGNYQRVSPNDHVNYGQSTNDVIPTAIRIGGLLALTKTLQPALEKAIAALEHKAVEFQDIVKSGRTHLQDAVPVRLGDNFAAWAHILSEHQNRIYTASGDLMVLGLGGSAAGTGLNTHPQYRARVVEVLAELLNLPLQPAPHLMAAMQSMSPFVNVSGAIRNLAQDLAKISHDLRLMDSGPKTGLKEIQLPPVQPGSSIMPGKYNPVMAEMTSMVCFQVMGYDQAIALAAQAGQLELNVMMPLIAYDLIHSIEILGSTIAALTERCIQGITANKERCLAYAEGSLALVTALNTHIGYLNAADVAKESLNTGKSLRQIVLEKGLMSEAELATVLNLEEMSSILPLQTE, from the coding sequence ATGACTACAAATACAGATTTTCGTATTGAACGCGATTCGATGGGCGATCGCCAAATTGCTAGTGATGTTTATTACGGTATTCAAACTCTCCGAGCCGTTGAAAATTTCCCCATTAGTGGTCTTAAGCCCTTACCTACTTACGTAGATGCTGGTCTTTTAATTAAAAAAGCTACAGCAATTGTCAATGGAGAACTAGGTTGTATTCCCCAAGATATTAGCCAAGCGATTGTGCAAGCAACCGATGAAATTCTGGCAGGGAAGTTAAGAGATCAGTTCGTCGTTGATGTCTATCAAGCTGGTGCAGGCACATCCCACCACATGAACATTAACGAAGTCCTAGCAAATCGGGCTTTGGAAATTTTGGGTGCAGAAAAGGGCAATTACCAACGAGTTAGCCCTAATGATCATGTGAACTACGGGCAGTCTACCAACGATGTTATTCCCACAGCAATTCGCATCGGTGGCTTATTGGCACTGACCAAAACATTACAGCCAGCATTAGAAAAAGCGATCGCCGCCTTAGAACACAAAGCTGTAGAATTTCAAGATATTGTCAAATCTGGCAGAACCCATTTACAGGATGCCGTTCCCGTCCGCTTGGGTGATAATTTCGCCGCTTGGGCGCATATCCTCTCAGAACATCAAAACCGCATTTACACTGCCTCTGGAGACTTGATGGTACTCGGTTTAGGTGGTAGTGCGGCGGGAACAGGCTTAAACACCCATCCTCAATACCGCGCCCGTGTGGTGGAAGTACTGGCAGAATTACTAAACTTACCACTCCAACCCGCCCCCCATCTCATGGCTGCCATGCAGAGTATGTCCCCATTTGTGAACGTTTCCGGGGCGATACGCAACCTAGCCCAAGACTTAGCGAAAATTTCCCACGACTTGAGGCTGATGGACTCCGGGCCAAAAACTGGTTTAAAAGAAATTCAACTACCCCCAGTCCAACCCGGTTCCTCAATCATGCCAGGCAAATATAACCCCGTTATGGCAGAGATGACATCGATGGTGTGTTTCCAGGTGATGGGTTACGATCAGGCGATCGCTCTTGCAGCCCAAGCCGGACAATTAGAATTAAACGTGATGATGCCGTTGATTGCCTATGATTTGATCCACAGCATCGAAATTCTGGGGTCAACCATCGCCGCCCTTACAGAACGCTGCATTCAAGGAATTACCGCCAACAAAGAACGCTGTTTAGCCTACGCCGAAGGCAGTTTAGCTTTAGTTACCGCCCTCAACACTCACATTGGTTATTTAAATGCCGCAGATGTCGCCAAAGAATCCTTAAACACAGGAAAATCTCTAAGGCAGATTGTGTTAGAAAAAGGACTGATGAGCGAAGCAGAGTTAGCCACCGTGTTAAATCTAGAAGAAATGAGTAGTATATTGCCACTCCAAACAGAGTAA